A portion of the Diprion similis isolate iyDipSimi1 chromosome 4, iyDipSimi1.1, whole genome shotgun sequence genome contains these proteins:
- the LOC124405233 gene encoding dnaJ homolog subfamily C member 16 codes for MSNLTSVSTPLMVNTPNKNYFRIETVDKCPFKSSATTVSRNPLEKIIALSINRRSRAGRIDARNKKNENYETKCLNVSKVARVINFFFVDFTLFDHKIEMMKKNLRNIVSLARLSLVLATLSIVIQLLPLTEAAEPLGNPYEILGVSRHATIQDIRKAYKHLVKEWHPDKTDHPAAENKFVEIIKAYELLTDPERRKKYDNHGITEEGMPRQRRDTSHFNMPDPLEDLFGGNFKFHYQSRDITLFHKMSITYRAFENMIVPKSYRNPQFILFYSDWCFACLQVEPTWRRLMDELEPLGVGLSTAHAEREPALARKLGIHSLPCLVVTFDGRASVYKESLFSVQKVVEFLRSKFPYKLVQNINENNVDTFLSGWLDNRIRALVFERRESVRLRYLLMAFHHRDRVAFGFVQVGKSETTSITLKYKVSGDLDTLLLFNENSEKPVACVSMKDIPSETMHNVIANNKFLTLPRLSNQAMLDSVCPPEWQKPRKRLCAILISQNSPMHDAARHKFRQAALESPYSIERVRYTYVYKETQPEFVSALSSGEGSPLEPLLHIVIIWRRDANHLKYEWLPNGWFVTTQGDAQWNETRQGLEQTIQRLLRNSEALPYAAEVGELTDEHAQGTVGRLIGRALLAVDYLSDNLSKEQLLPLLSVVATLLLIGAAGYGMSYLLTLEEASVQAKRAECKQNTKPLSSQPQLRLHEVRAEKYNGLVRLLKPGCRTIILLVDAQSRLKLLPIFHKAVWPYRKNKTLMFGHLSLERGLEWYKKILSLSLPEQRELNINPKNCVGTVLSLNGHRKYFCMYHAKHPECSKGKGFKRMERMTKQLSLRSDDAEAGAFIGFDSSSDSEGSYEEVKNDVLYQDKLLDGLPMWLDRLFEGSTHHYYLNYWPDFTAK; via the exons TCCGCAACTACTGTTTCAAGAAACCCTCTGGAAAAGATAATTGCATTGAGTATTAATCGTCGATCACGTGCAGGGAGGATTGATGCAAGGAATAAGAAGAACGAaaattacgaaacaaagtgTTTAAATGTGTCAAAAGTGGCTCGTGtcattaatttcttctttgtgGATTTCACATTGTTTGACCACAAGATAgaaatgatgaagaaaaatttaaggaaCATTGTATCCTTGGCTAGACTATCTTTAGTCTTAGCCACGCTCTCTATTGTTATCCAATTGCTACCTTTGACTGAGGCCGCTGAACCCCTGGGTAATCCGTATGAAATTTTGGGAGTATCTCGACACGCTACCATACAGGACATACGGAAAGCCTACAAGCACCTCGTCAAGGAATG GCATCCCGACAAAACAGATCATCCAGCtgcggaaaataaatttgttgaaattatcaAGGCTTATGAG CTATTAACTGATccagagaggagaaaaaagtatGACAATCATGGTATCACTGAGGAAGGTATGCCGCGGCAAAGACGTGACACCAGCCACTTCAACATGCCTGATCCACTGGAAGATTTATTTGGaggaaattttaaattccattACCAGAGTCGAGATATCACACTCTTCCATAAAATGAGCATCACTTATCG ggcatttgaaaatatgatagTTCCAAAGAGTTATCGAAACCCACAGTTCATTCTATTTTACTCCGATTGGTGTTTTGCCTGTCTTCAAGTGGAGCCTACGTGGCGTCGATTAATGGATGAACTAGAGCCATTGGGTGTTGGATTATCGACAGCTCATGCAGAGAGAGAACCTGCATTAGCTCGAAAACTTGGCATTCATTCATTGCCATGTTTAGTTGTCACCTTTGATGGACGTGCAAGTGTTTACAAAGAGTCATTGTTCAGTGTTCAAAAAGTTGTTG AATTCCTGAGGAGCAAATTTCCATACAAGTTGGTGCAGAATATAAATGAGAATAACGTAGACACTTTTCTATCTGGGTGGTTGGATAATAGGATTCGAGCACTGGTATTTGAGAGGCGAGAGTCTGTCAGACTGCGATATCTTCTCATGGCCTTTCATCACAGAGATAGAGTTGCTTTTGGATTTGTTCAG GTGGGGAAATCTGAGACTACCTCGATCACATTAAAATATAAAGTCTCAGGAGACCTTGACACACTGTTGCTGTTCAATGAAAATTCGGAGAAGCCAGTCGCTTGTGTTAGCATGAAAGACATACCAAGTGAAACGATGCACAATGTCATTGCAAATAATAAGTTTCTAACACTGCCCAGGCTCTCTAATCAGGCTATGCTAGACTCAGTTTGTCCTCCAGAATGGCAAAAACCTCGCAAGCGTTTGTGTGCCATTTTAATCTCCCAAAACAGTCCTATGCATGATGCAGCCAGGCATAAATTTAGACAGGCAGCATTAGAATCGCCCTACAG CATAGAACGAGTAAGATATACATACGTTTACAAGGAGACACAGCCAGAATTTGTCTCGGCATTGTCTAGTGGGGAAGGCAGTCCGCTGGAGCCGCTCTTGCATATCGTTATAATTTGGAGACGCGACGCTAAccatttgaaatatgaatGGTTACCAAATGGATGGTTCGTAACAACCCAAGGTGACGCACAGTGGAATGAAACCCGACAGGGCTTGGAACAGACCATACAAAGATTACTACGTAACTCTGAAGCATTGCCGTATGCTGCGGAAGTAGGAGAATTGACTGATGAACACGCACAG GGTACTGTTGGTAGACTGATTGGTAGAGCATTATTGGCAGTGGATTATCTTTCAGACAATTTGAGCAAGGAGCAATTGTTACCTTTACTATCAGTGGTGGCTACGTTGTTGCTGATTGGAGCTGCTGGTTATGGAATGTCTTATTTATT GACATTGGAAGAGGCTAGTGTTCAAGCAAAACGTGCTGAGTGCAAGCAAAACACAAAACCACTTTCATCACAGCCACAGCTGAGATTGCACGAAGTAAGAGCTGAAAAGTACAATGGTCTTGTTCGCCTCTTAAAACCAGGTTGTCGAACTATCATACTACTAGTTGATGCTCAGAGTAGACTGAAACTCTTaccaatttttcacaaagctGTTTGGCCTTATAg AAAAAATAAGACCTTAATGTTTGGACACTTGTCATTGGAACGTGGACTAGAgtggtacaaaaaaattttgtccctAAGTTTACCTGAACAAAGAGAGCTCAACATAAATCCTAAGAATTGTGTCGGAACTGTGTTATCCTTAAATGGccatcgaaaatatttttgtatgtaCCATGCAAAGCATCCGGAATGCAGTAAAGGCAAAGGCTTTAAG CGCATGGAACGAATGACCAAGCAGTTGAGTCTGAGATCAGATGATGCAGAAGCTGGTGCTTTTATCGGATTTGACAGTTCCAGTGACTCTGAGGGATCCTATGAGGAG GTAAAGAATGATGTTTTATATCAAGATAAACTACTTGACGGGTTACCAATGTGGCTTGATCGGTTGTTCGAAGGGTCAACGCATCATTACTATTTAAATTACTGGCCAGATTTCACTGCCAAGTAA